The DNA window CATGGGCAACAGTAGCAGAGATTAAGAGCCTCTCACCCACCAAAATCATTCTGCATGTCTGCTTTAGACCTGCCCCCATCTTGTCTGCAGGCATGGGGATAAGGTCATGGCCTGAACGCCAGGTGCATTCTCCTGTCTTGTGAAcaagtgggtggggagggacagaggctacagagCCATGACTCTGGCCCCCATAACACTAGCCAGGAGAGCAGGCTCAGTGCAGTGAGTAGTATGCTGCATTCTATAATGGACTGCAGTAGCTTACTGTCCCCTAAGTGCAGCAGAGGAGCACAGGAGAAAATGTGCTTCAGTGTGTGTCTGAGGCACAATTACTTCTGAGGCTACTCCTGACAGAGGCAGCTCATGCTCAGAGCTCTAACTAAAAGCGCAAACTAGACCTATGCGTTGAATATCAGGCTTCAATTTGTATTTCCCAGTTTCATGGTGAACACATGATGCTATGTGGTAGTAGAAAGTAACACATTCTAAGGGGAGCAGAATCTGCCAAAGAAGAGGATGCTCTTGGTTTTGTTGTGCCTTATGAAGAAGAGGAAAGGGTGATCTGCCTTAAATCTTACAGCATTTACAGATGCTCTCACTGTTACAACGACTGCACTGGCAGCTGCAGCCTCAGTGCCTTCTTCATTGACCTCAACAAAGGACTTGTGAAAAACTTGCGACAAAAACAGATCCTTTTGCTCAGACATTCCTGTGAAGTCAGCTTGGTCCGGAGTGAAGGCATCTTTCATCCCCATGCTGCTCAAAGTGGACTTGAGGTTATAGGTCTCTTCCAGCTTGATCCTGGGCAGAAACAACTCCACTTCAGTCGTCTTCATCATTTCTGCGCTGGTCCACTTGGATAATTTCTCATAGGTCAATTCCCTCTCTAGCTACAGTGAGTTAAGAAAGAGAGGGAATTAGACAATTAAAGTGCAAAAATGAAATCATGAGTAAGTGAGTAAAGCTCATAAAGGCATGAAACATGCATAGCTGCCCCCTATGGTTATTGCCATTATTATAGGATGTGCTACATGCAaatagggtttgatcctgcaaggtgctaattGACGTACGCTCCCATTTATCTAAATTGGAGGTGACCTTAcatgcaggattgggtccatagAGGAGTTCcttgttttttctatttaaatgtacATGGGAATGTTCCCTTATGCACATATAGAGCTCTTGTTAATGTTAATAGAACATATACATGTGCATGCAAGGAAGACTTCTCCCATTGCAACTATATATGATTGGTGTTCACAGGGTCTTGCAGACAAGTAAGAGGACATAATCCTTGTCCTGATGTGTTTGCAAATGGAGCATCAGATTTTTCATATTGTTAAGATCGGTTCCCATTGAGTTGGAGGCACTCAGCATCTGCGGTGAGGAGCTTAGTCCCTTGCGAGGTGGGTTACTAATTAATTATTTCACTAGAAAAAGAGAGCACAGAAAACAGGGAAAAGGACTACAGCTCTTGGAAGAGCATTAACTGCAAGGGGCCAGAGAGTCAGATTGTGGTCCACTTTGTGCTACCCAGGCAACAGAAACGGGACAAAAGAACTGGCTTCAATAACCAGTATGGAatttttgtttaggagaatcacCACCTAATGTATAGCAAGTACGACACTTCCCACTCAAGAGTAATGCAGCTATCCCAACAGAATTCTGAAAATCCTGCATATCTCACTAGAGAATCATGTATTCCCTAAATACAcgtaaagaaaagcagtacttgtggcactttagagactaacaaatttattagagcataagctttcgtgagctacaactcagctcacgaaagcttatgctctaataaatttgttaatctctaaggtgccacaagtactgcttttctttttgcgaatacagactaacatggctgctactctgaaacctaaatacaCATATAACTTTATGAAATCCACAAAACATGCACATAATGAAACCAATTATCCCCCTGCTACAAACCTCCTACTTCCTTATGGTTTGTTACTCTCTCATTGCATCACATCTGAAACTAGGCTGTAAGCTATTCTGGGACACAGACCTGGTCTGTTTGTTCTGGAAAATTCCTTGCACTCTTTTGGGCTTCATCTAGATAATAATACATCATGCCAATGATACTTCTTAACGTTGTACCTTAGATGGTGTTGTCGTCAGAACTGCTCAGTTTCACTTCCCAGTTCTTATCCTGCTCACAAAAAGGCACTTGTATGCCATACATTTGTCTATAGCTGTATGCATTAATGTACAGGATGTTGCTAAACTTATGCTGAGCATTATCCCGTAGCTGTCTCACACTGAAGAAACATTGAATTCCACTTTCGTCGACCAGAAATATGGTATAATGATTTTACCTGTTCCAGACCAGTAGATTTATCCTCAATATCATCTGGTAATAGGATGAGCATGCTGAGGTCATTATTGACATATGGAAGCTCAACAATTTTGACCTTCATTGTTTCCAAGTAGCATATTGGAAATGTATCTTTCAGAAACATCATCTGCACGGGTTTAGTCTTGGTCTGTGAAATTATATATCTccataagaaaataaatattacttcttctttctttgaaaCATACGGGTTAGCAGTAAATATTTATGACTTGCTTTAGATGATGTAAGAATGAAAGTTTGAATACAGTTTTATGAACCAAAGTTGATTGCATGGTTTAACAGGGCTCCTTTCATGAGAAAATATTAATTGTCCTGTTGTTTCTCTCAAAGCACTGTTTTCTGTGACCTGGACTCATCTTCTACTCTTCCCCAGTACATTTGTAATAACTCACAGAAGATGGGACAAAGGAACCGGAAAATTCTGCAAAGATCACCTCAATGAGTTTCCTGACAATTGTTCCTATTACAGGGAAGACTTTTGAGGAGACAGAGCAGGGGGAGACTCACAGCTCCCAACACTGAAAATTCTGGGGAACTTCTAAGTACAAGGAGAAATGTCACTGCATGCAGGGGCTGCTTTGGTCTCTTCTCCACCTTGGCAGAACAGAATAATGTTGCCTTTGGCTGACTCTCTGGTGGCTTAGTAGTAGCAGCTGTAGAGTGGATTCTACAGATATTAATTTGGATAATGGATAATAAATACAAAAACTCAGTGTTTGTAAAGTTTCATGGATTCAGGAAGATCACTTAGTTTCAGTTATGGAGCAGTGCTGTGCAAATGGTGTGTGTGCTATATTTAGCTGCATGAGAAAGTTAGTAATTTTGGTTTGCAGGAGTTTCATGAAGTCCTTTACAATTTCACTTCCTATGTGTTTGCAACTCCTGAGTTTCAGTTTGAGTTTCAGGTGTGAAGGAACCCAGAATCTTACTGTGAAAGCCAGACAGGACTGTCAGGTTTTTCCTGACATTTTGCTTGGTTCCCACACAAACTTTTAAATCCCTCCATGATGGTTGAAATTAAGCCCACATTTGTTTAAAACTGTATCATTGAAATATCCAGATCTGTAGACTTcacccatcactatagtatttgaGGACCAGTTTTTAAAGTATTGAGGTGTTGCTCCACTCAGCGTTTCAATGCCTAACTTACTTAGAAGCCtgaatctcattttcagaagcgACTTAGGGAACTGTTTGAGAACATTTTTCTATATACTGAAAAGCCACAACCCTACAGTCAAATAATATGGGTGCGTTTGTTAGAAAACTAGTTTGACTTAGTGTAAAAgtgatctctatcatgcattcctacaactacaatacccacctgctcaagtgaagaaacagattgacagagccagaagagtacccagaagtcacctactacaggacaggcccaacaaagaaaataacagaacgccactagccatcaccttcagccctcaactaaaacctctccaacgcatcatcaaggatctacaacctatcctgaaggacgacccatcactctcacagatcttgggagacaggccagtccttgcttacagacagccccccaatctgaagcaaatactctccagcaaccacacaccacacaacagaaccactaacccaggaacctatccttgcaacaaagcccgttgccaactctgtccatatatctattcatgggataccatcatagggcctaatcacatcagccacactatcagaggctcgttcacctgcgcatctaccaatgtgatatatgccatcatgtgccagcaatgcccctctgccatgtacattggccaaactggacagtctctacgtaaaagaatgaatggacacaaatcagacgtcaagaattataacattcaaaaaccagttggagaacacttcaatctctctggtcactcgatcacagacctaagagtggctatccttcaacaaaaatgcttcaaaaacagactccaacgagagactgctgaattggaattaatttgcaaactggatacaattaacttaggcttgaatagagactgggaatggatgagtcattacacaaagtaaaactatttccccatggtatttctcccccccaccccaccccccactgttcctctgatattcttgttaactgctggaattagcctaccttgcttgtcaccatgaaaggttttcctccttccccccccccctgctgctgctgatggcttatcttaagtgatcactctccttacagtaaaaagaaaaggagtacttgtggcaccttaaagactaacaaatttattagagcataagctttcgtgagctacagctcacttcatcggatgctgtagctcacgaaagcttatgctctaataaatttgttagtctttaaggtgccacaagtactccttttctttttgcaaatacagactaacacggctgctactctgaaacctctccttacagtgtgtatgataaacccattgtttcatgttctctgtgtgtatgtatataaatctctcctctgttttttccaccaaatgcatccgatgaagtgagctgtagctcacgaaagcttatgctctaataaatttgttagtctctaaggtgccacaagtactccttttctttttgtaaaagtgaAAGCACCTATCTATATATAAACAAGAGAAAGTTGGGACAATGAATATATATTAGAAGCTatagagtgtagaaaattgataaaggaaggcAAAGGGCACAAAGAAAACTATGACCATCAGAGTTAAAGACAATAAAAaaggagtttaagtatattaagaaaaaaaaggaatTCTTGCAATGGTATTTACCCTTTACTATATGGACATGGTAGAATTGTCAGTAGTAATGCGGAAAAGACAGAAGTGTTAAAtacttctgttttgtatttgggaaaaaaacatgATATATTCATATCAtatgatgaaatactttctacTCCAACAGTAACTAAGGACAATGTTAAACAGCAGccactaaagttagacatttataAATCAGGGGGTCCATAGAACTTGCacccaaaagttttaaaagagctgtctggGAAGAttgtggaccattaatgttgatttttaataaattttggaaCTTGGGGGAAGTTCCAGAGGTCTGGAAGAAAGTAAATGTTGTGCTGATATTAAAAAAGAGTAAATAGGATGACCCTGGGTAACTATAGGCTTGTCAGCTTGCCCTCAGTACTGGGCGAAGTAACGGAAGGGCTGATACTGGATTTGTTTAAGAAAGAAGCAAATGAGGGAAATACaactaatgccaatcaacatgggtttgttggaaatagatcctgtcaaactaacttactgtcttttttgatgagattacaagtgtgGTGGATAAAATAATGGAGTGGATACAATAGATTTCTGTACACTTTTAAGTAATACTGCATGACATCTTGATTAataaactagaacaatataaaatcaacatggccctcattaaatggattaaaactctTTAtatgataggtctcaaaatggaAGTATAAACTGAATCATCAATGAGCAGTTGTGTTTCTAGAggggtcccatagggatcagttcttgcTCTATGGtattaaacatttatatcaaTGACtgggaaaaaaacataaataatTTCTGATGAAGTTAggagatgacacaaagattgggggaatGGTATATAACAAAGAGGATAGGTTATTGATACAGAcctatctggattgcttggtaaactgggcacagacaaacaatatgcattttaatctggccaaatgcaaggtcatacatctgagaacaaagaacgtaggccatacttgcaggaTAGGACCTTATGGTGAAAAAGAATTTAGGGATCATGGTGgatcatgagctcccagtgtgatgctgtggccaaaagggctccAGTGATACTTGGATGTATCAACAGAAGACTATTAAGCAGTAATATAGAGGTTATATTATCTCTTTATTTGGTGCTGCTGCAACCCACTACTGGAATTGCGTGTGTAGtcctggtgtccacacttcaagaagatgttgacaaattagagagggttcagaaaagagccacaagaatcattaaaagattggaaaccatgccttatagtgaaagaccTTAGGAGTTTAGTCTATTTACTTATCATAGAGAACTTTAAGGGTGACTTGACCATAGATTATAGGCACCTACATGGGGAACTGATAATATAGGGCTCTTCAACCTAGCAAataaaggtataacaagaaccaatggctggaagttgaagctagacaaattcagactagaaataaacacaaatatttaatagcgggagtaattaaccatgggaacaacttGCCAGGGTtgtgttggattctccatcactggaaatttaaaaaacaagattggctatttttctaaaagatatgcagTAGTTCAAGTACAGTTATTGGACTTGCAGCAGGAATTTAGTACAgagaagtcctgtggcctgtgttaggcAAGAGGGCAGATTAGACTATCACAACGGTGCTTTGTAGCCTTAatctaagtcccactgactttaaatgagtgttaggctcctaagtcaatttgaaaatgggatttaggctcataagtcctttaggtgcttttgaaaaggtTACCATAGTCTATAGAGCTGTGCAGCTGTCACATTAATGTGCAGTCAGGATATTCACTAATGTTTCTATGTTATATGGGTCCTAGGTTCATATAATGTTATATGAACCTAGGACCCAACAGTCTCCTCTTGAAGCTAAAACCCATTTTTCAAACCTTTTCTTAAACAATGCAGTAGATGTACTAACTAAATATTAAAATTGTCACAGCTATTTATTTAAGGCCATGCTTTGAGCTACCATTAGTTTTACGTTGGAATATGAACTGGGGGTGAAAGATTATCATGCTATATGGAGATTTCTTACTGCTCAACAGCATTAGCATTGGTGCAACATACCTTGCTCAATCTGAAAGGATTCTCAGACGTGTTTTCATTCAGAAATCTCTTTTCCCACTTtcctttgaagtaaatggcatTAACCAGGACCAGTTTGGTGTTGGGATCAACAGCACCTCTAGGCAACAGATTATGGATTTTCCCTTTCAGAAGGAGAAGAATGGtatttttattccagtgtagtaCAGCAAGTAGCTATTTCTAATCTTGCTTTCTCTTTGGTTATCCATTGAGAATGTATGTGCCTCAGAACCTCTGATCCCTGAGTGAGTTTCCAAACTTAATTAATTTGGCCTTTAAACCCATTTCTAAAACCGATCTTTGTTATTGTGGCACAAGGTGACatggaaagaaattaaaataatgcaGCATCTTAAAAATATAAAGCCTAAATCTCCACTGCTTTGCCCCTTGTAGAGTCATTTATACTCGTTGATAGTGGGTGTAAAACTctgccaaatcagaatggtagcattttatacccattgCATCCTCCATTTGCACAGGAGTAAATAAAACAAGGGGCTAGGCTGTGAAGAATCAGGCTCATGGAATAGGGAGTCCATGGTCATAAATCCTGCTCCTGTAGTTCCAGCAGTcatggtggcccatgagaccaGAGGCCCTGCAGgagctattgattttttttttttagaggaaaTCAGGTTCTATAGGCTGCTCCCTTCTTTCTTTCGGGATTTtatccaaaactcattgaagccaatgggagtctttccattgaattaaaaaaattctggatCAGGCACTAGAAGCTGTTCAGCTGTTCATTTGTCCACCTCTCTCTCTTCAATTTCCACATTAGCTCCACTAGTACCTGACTACAGGAAGAACACATGTAGAAATGCAGCCACCTACCCAAAAGGAATCAGCAACTATAGTGGGAGAAGAGCAAAGCTGTGATTGTTTGTCCTTAGCTTACCCTCAGTTTGGCTTTCAACCCAGGAATTGATTTCTTTTCTGGCTTGTTCTGCAGCTTTTTCAAAGTTAACCGTTTGTGGCTctgcattataatattttttaacGAATTCTACGTATCCCTGAAAGGTAGGAGAGATAATTTGCTATTAAAATACATTCAAATTGGCATCACGTAAAAAAATTCAGATTGCTGTACAACATAACTACTACAATACTAAAGAGTGTAATTCAAATGAAGCTAGATAAAATTTAAAAGTAAGATCTATGGTACCGTATATTTGATAATTAGAACTGATTGAATCTCTATTTcaattccatgggaaatttcctttcatcccaaatcagaacCAAAAGttacaattttgaaatttcctgtgaaatgataattctgaaaacattcttttagaaaatatcaaaatgatttAATGATAAGAGTAAGTGGAATATTGTGTGTCTAGTTCTggagcccacaattcaagaaggatgttgataaactggagagggttcagagaagagtcataaAAAgggttaaaggattagaaaatgtagTGGTAgacccaagg is part of the Dermochelys coriacea isolate rDerCor1 chromosome 2, rDerCor1.pri.v4, whole genome shotgun sequence genome and encodes:
- the LOC119850507 gene encoding serpin B10-like isoform X3, which codes for MEPEDCKSEDIHSEFQELISLINKPQTSYLLKTANRLYEEQTFQFLSGYVEFVKKYYNAEPQTVNFEKAAEQARKEINSWVESQTEGKIHNLLPRGAVDPNTKLVLVNAIYFKGKWEKRFLNENTSENPFRLSKTKTKPVQMMFLKDTFPICYLETMKVKIVELPYVNNDLSMLILLPDDIEDKSTGLEQLERELTYEKLSKWTSAEMMKTTEVELFLPRIKLEETYNLKSTLSSMGMKDAFTPDQADFTGMSEQKDLFLSQVFHKSFVEVNEEGTEAAAASAVVVTVRASVNAVRFKADHPFLFFIRHNKTKSILFFGRFCSP
- the LOC119850507 gene encoding heterochromatin-associated protein MENT-like isoform X1, giving the protein MDSLSASNGSFTLGLFKKLNESFKGKNIFFSSWSISSALAMTYVGAKGNTATQMAEVLHFKKTTGTRGCLQVTRTSRGRPKKRKTEPEDCKSEDIHSEFQELISLINKPQTSYLLKTANRLYEEQTFQFLSGYVEFVKKYYNAEPQTVNFEKAAEQARKEINSWVESQTEGKIHNLLPRGAVDPNTKLVLVNAIYFKGKWEKRFLNENTSENPFRLSKTKTKPVQMMFLKDTFPICYLETMKVKIVELPYVNNDLSMLILLPDDIEDKSTGLEQLERELTYEKLSKWTSAEMMKTTEVELFLPRIKLEETYNLKSTLSSMGMKDAFTPDQADFTGMSEQKDLFLSQVFHKSFVEVNEEGTEAAAASAVVVTVRASVNAVRFKADHPFLFFIRHNKTKSILFFGRFCSP
- the LOC119850507 gene encoding serpin B10-like isoform X2 — encoded protein: MDSLSASNGSFTLGLFKKLNESFKGKNIFFSSWSISSALAMTYVGAKGNTATQMAEVLHFKKTTGTRGCLQEPEDCKSEDIHSEFQELISLINKPQTSYLLKTANRLYEEQTFQFLSGYVEFVKKYYNAEPQTVNFEKAAEQARKEINSWVESQTEGKIHNLLPRGAVDPNTKLVLVNAIYFKGKWEKRFLNENTSENPFRLSKTKTKPVQMMFLKDTFPICYLETMKVKIVELPYVNNDLSMLILLPDDIEDKSTGLEQLERELTYEKLSKWTSAEMMKTTEVELFLPRIKLEETYNLKSTLSSMGMKDAFTPDQADFTGMSEQKDLFLSQVFHKSFVEVNEEGTEAAAASAVVVTVRASVNAVRFKADHPFLFFIRHNKTKSILFFGRFCSP